In Marasmius oreades isolate 03SP1 chromosome 1, whole genome shotgun sequence, one DNA window encodes the following:
- a CDS encoding uncharacterized protein (BUSCO:EOG09261W90), with protein sequence MNAQKSRFASQTLFSALAVESGDEESEEQVEEVAEPETTPQVEPPVPPTLKISKSALKKAAREAKQKARFEAQQNKEETALPNGKLHDVAPSPPGATAVEFPPETTIEDAAHGVQPDPSTAAVSHSAPPSSAEAPATEEREPDQVKINTHEEPAEVFLPPLEPVEPFQVVHEAPREVLQIEAPHFNSNAPPPSRDEKKKQNLTTRTLWTFIMIGGFIGLLLLGHAYLIILVMLCQTLVYREVTALFSLKGTPQPGFSERRNGNGNGKDPWSKTLNWYFFAVTNYFLYGESIIYYFKHVVFSDAQLHAFATNHRIISFTLYTIGFVGFVTSLKKGYLKQQFGLFCWVHMSLLLIVVSSHFVVNNILEGLIWFWVPASLVICNDCFAYLCGITLGRTPLIKLSPKKTVEGFLGAFWCTMVFSLLWGAYFMRFKYMICPVHDLGVNAWSNVDCVPNPVFQWKEWTIPEPFTSLLSTALGRTVTTSPYVPYFGHLLVMSSFASLVAPFGGFFASGFKRAFNIKDFGHSIPGHGGMTDRMDCQFLMGVFTYVYYSSLIRQHSVSVGSVLQTIVRGLAVEEQLELIADLRKYLDGMGVQVPG encoded by the exons ATGAACGCTCAGAAAAGTCGCTTTGCCTCCCAGACACTCTTCTCCGCCTTAGCTGTAGAGTCAGGGGATGAAGAAAGTGAGGAGCAGGTCGAAGAGGTCGCAGAGCCAGAAACAAC TCCACAGGTAGAGCCTCCAGTGCCACCAACTCTGAAAATTTCGAAGAGTGCCCTGAAAAAAGCTGCACGAGAAGCCAAACAAAAGGCGCGTTTTGAAGCGCAACAAAATAAAGAGGAAACCGCGTTACCGAATGGTAAACTACACGATGTTGCGCCTTCACCTCCTGGCGCAACTGCAGTTGAATTTCCTCCGGAAACGACTATTGAGGATGCTGCTCATGGTGTGCAACCCGACCCTTCAACTGCTGCGGTATCCCATTCTGCACCTCCGTCTTCTGCTGAGGCACCGGCAACTGAGGAACGAGAACCAGACCAGGTTAAGATTAACACACATGAAGAACCAGCTGAAGTCTTTCTGCCCCCATTGGAACCGGTCGAACCTTTCCAAGTCGTCCATGAAGCCCCGAGGGAAGTACTCCAGATCGAAGCCCCGCATTTCAACTCGAACGCACCACCACCGTCTCGGGAcgaaaagaagaagcagaatctcACAACGCGAACCCTCTGGACATTCATCATGATTGGCGGTTTCATCG GGCTATTGCTCCTCGGGCACGCCTACTTGATCATTCTGGTTATGCTCTGTCAGACTCTTGTGTATAGGGAGGTGACTGCGCTGTTTTCTCTGAAAGGGACGCCACAACCTGGCTTCAGCGAACGAAGGAACGGGAATGGGAACGGGAAGGATCCTTGGAGTAAGACTCTCAACTGGTATTTCTTCGCCGTCACGAATTACTTTTTATACGGAGAGAGTATCATCTATTACTTCAAG CATGTCGTATTCTCTGACGCTCAACTTCACGCGTTCGCAACCAACCATCGTATCATCAGCTTTACGCTATACACCATCGGATTTGTGGGCTTCGTTACATCATTAAAGAAAGGCTATCTCAAGCAGCAATTCGGATTATTTTGCTGGGTTCACATGAGCCTCCTTCTCATAGTAGTCTCTAG CCATTTCGTTGTCAACAATATTCTGGAAGGGCTGATATGGTTCTGGGTACCGGCGTCGCTGGTGATTTGCAACGACTGTTTTGCATACCTTTGCGGAATCACTCTCGGACGCACACCGCTAATCAAACTCTCACCGAAAAAAACAGTCGAAGGATTTTTGGGCGCGTTCTGGTGTACGATGGTGTTTAGCTTGCTATGGGGCGCTTACTTCATGCGTTTCAAGTATATGATATGTCCAGTGCATGACTTGGGTGTCAACGCGTGGAGCAATGTCGATTGTGTGCCAAACCCCGTCTTTCAATGGAAAGAGTGGACAATCCCTGAACCGTTCACCTCACTGCTCTCTACAGCA CTCGGACGCACTGTGACGACCAGTCCATATGTTCCATATTTCGGACATCTTTTGGTGATGTCAAGCTTCGCTTCTCTTGTCGCACCTTTCGGTGGTTTCTTCGCTTCTGGTTTCAAACGTGCTTTCAATATCAAAGATTTTGGCCATAGCATTCCTGGACATGGGGGCATGACGGATCGGATGGATTGCCA ATTCTTAATGGGTGTTTTCACTTACGTCTATTACAGTAGCTTGATACGCCAACATTCTGTGAGTGTCGGTTCTGTTCTGCAGACCATAGTCCGTGGTCTTGCGGTCGAAGAGCAGCTCGAGTTAATCGCTGATCTGCGAAAATATTTGGACGGGATGGGCGTACAAGTTCCTGGTTGA
- a CDS encoding uncharacterized protein (MEROPS:MER0472834), producing MTLRPPTRKPPPPPPRRVTNRLSNSDKGCEIQDKPLGIAGRIANLRLNQVGLNPTRRETKASESKTSAEELVVQVEEAIVEEPVGPFIRAHKPTWEEIESRGPAFVRAICRKAPPIPGKDSPTPPVPVRRLPPMSTRLPTPPPEPEPGTYHDVVHDELEGVDRMHDSCIKCHDFSFIDDHAAQFPRHTVTSLEQLACDLTSPWQSETEKFRAIFTWLHHNVAYDTQAFFSGNVRAATPKSTFQSGLAVCDGYAGLFVTLAEYAGLQALKVSGHGKGFGYVAPDVNAPAPQFEMNHAWNCALMDGEWRLVDSCWGAGALDGLSYHPRFTPSWFTSTNAEFGKRHYPEDPGYQLVSEGEGGVISWEDYILVPEPPVIFGDFHEHSFSPHFLQPDVKSVQGGTTVSFHLFKLCEHMSTAQADNYVYFVNTPDDNRMPLTLNDAGGWSANVFIPRGAGGEVSIFYVKEVNGQDARGLGVQGFKAVMGKKAMSFGGLCRWIVA from the exons ATGACGCTTCGTCCTCCAACTCGcaaacctccacctccacccccaCGGCGTGTTACCAACAGACTGTCAAACTCTGATAAAGGATGTGAAATTCAGGACAAGCCACTTGGAATCGCCGGTCGAATTGCCAATCTGCGTTTGAACCAAGTTGGATTGAATCCGACACGAAGGGAAACGAAAGCTTCGGAGTCGAAAACTTCTGCCGAAGAGCTGGTTGTCCAGGTTGAGGAAGCTATCGTTGAGGAACCTGTGGGGCCATTTATACGGGCACATAAGCCTACTTGGGAAGAAATAGAATCCAG AGGACCTGCTTTTGTGCGTGCTATATGTCGCAAAGCACCACCGATACCAGGCAAGGACAGCCCTACGCCGCCTGTGCCAGTCAGGAGATTACCTCCCATGTCTACCCGCCTCCCTACTCCTCCTCCCGAACCCGAGCCCGGAACTTACCATGACGTGGTCCATGATGAACTGGAAGGAGTGGATCGGATGCACGATAGTTGCATAAAATGCCAcgatttctccttcatagacGACCATGCTGCACAATTTCCCCGACATACTGTGACCTCGTTAGAACAACTTGCCTGTGATCTGACTTCCCCATGGCaatcagaaacagaaaaatTCAGAGCTATATTCACTTGGTTACACCACAACGTAGCATACGACACACAAGCGTTTTTCTCAGGAAATGTTAGAGCTGCAACTCCCAAGTCTACATTCCAGTCTGGACTGGCGGTGTGTGACGGATATGCCGGGCTATTTGTGACTTTGGCAGAGTATGCAGGGTTACAGGCACTCAAGGTTTCTGGTCATGGAAAAGGTTTTGGTTATGTTGCTCCAGATGTCAACGCCCCTGCCCCGCAATTCGAGATGAATCACGCATGGAACTGCGCTCTTATGGACGGAGAATGGCGCCTTGTCGATAGCTGCTGGGGTGCGGGGGCTCTTGACGGGCTTTCATATCACCCTCGGTTCACTCCATCATGGTTCACGTCTACTAATGCAGAATTCGGGAAGCGTCATTATCCTGAAGATCCCGGTTATCAGCTCGTGTCtgaaggtgaaggaggtGTGATTTCATGGGAAGACTACATCCTAGTCCCTGAACCTCCAGTCATCTTTGGTGACTTTCATGAACACAGTTTCTCACCGCATTTTCTGCAACCCGATGTGAAATCTGTACAGGGAGGAACAACGGTCAGCTTTCATTTATTCAAACTCTGCGAGCACATGTCCACAGCACAAGCAGACAACTATGTGTACTTCGTCAATACACCCGATGATAACAGGATGCCATTGACTCTGAATGACGCAGGTGGATGGAGTGCGAATGTATTCATACCCCGTGGGGCAGGAGGAGAAGTTTCCATTTTTTATGTGAAGGAGGTGAACGGTCAGGACGCGAGAGGTCTGGGTGTGCAGGGCTTCAAGGCAGTCATGGGTAAGAAAGCCATGTCTTTCGGAGGCCTGTGTCGATGGATCGTCGCGTAG
- the CRP28 gene encoding 40S ribosomal protein S23, with product MGSNKPRGLQAARKLRNDRRDNRWADKAYKKRALGNVYKTSPTGGSSHAKGIVLEKVGVEAKQPNSAIRKCVRVQLIKNGKKVTAFVPNDGCLNFVDENDEVLISGFGRRGKAKGDIPGVRFKVVKVSGVGLLALWKEKKEKPRS from the exons ATGGGCT CCAACAAACCTCGTGGACTTCAGGCCGCTCGCAAGCTTCGAAACGACCGACGTGACAACCGCTGG GCGGACAAGGCTTATAAAAAGCGTGCCCTTGGAAACGTTTACAAGACCTCGCCGACTGGAGGATCTTCTCATGCTAAAGGAATTGTGTTGGAGAAAGTCGGTGTCGAGGCGAAGCAACCCAACTCTGCTATTAGAAAATGTGTGAGGGTTCAGTTAATCaaaaatggaaagaaggtTACTGCTTTCGTACCC AACGATGGTTGTCTTAACTTTGTCGATGAGAACGACGAAGTCCTTATATCTGGTTTCGGTCGCCGGGGTAAGGCTAAGGGTGATATTCCCGGTGTACGATTCAAGGTAGTGAAGGTCTCCGGTGTTGGTTTGTTGGCGCtatggaaggagaagaag GAAAAGCCAAGGTCATAA